Proteins from a genomic interval of Paenibacillus sp. FSL H8-0048:
- a CDS encoding ABC transporter permease, producing the protein MMALIGKEMRMTLRSLVFYLFVIASVFFYFTSYATEETWGELGPPVISTPQNMGTAEQPYYGWAVPWDTRSLAEQMKIHMQWDLNDGAGEKLRLGFPMEIGLDAGEKAALTAAISQLDKVLKDPGQYTMDEVYQIAEALNSELGGSSMYQQGLSNYGYATTSIDEAMKAQEAQLAEYNAKVDGGELLPGAARYFSDYLSLPAGIFPVFLSAFLLLRDRSSRMNELIYSRRVSPWVYVGSKFIAQGIMLSLVYLILAVIGGWQTVDTLGLTAQTGQAIRTFLSYTAWWLLPTLWISVAFGMFGSMLFRRGIVPIALQIIWWFVSVLPLMGSYGLNRLFIRFNSPNDYNLYRGWADEIALNRSFYLLLAILLTAGAAWLWERNRSRLDSAQSLGRRKTKRTPAAPASGALR; encoded by the coding sequence ATGATGGCATTGATCGGCAAGGAGATGCGCATGACGCTGCGCAGTCTGGTGTTCTATCTGTTTGTAATTGCCAGCGTATTCTTCTATTTCACTTCTTATGCTACGGAGGAGACTTGGGGAGAACTCGGTCCTCCTGTAATAAGTACGCCGCAGAATATGGGGACTGCGGAACAGCCTTATTACGGCTGGGCGGTTCCGTGGGATACCCGCAGCTTGGCTGAACAGATGAAGATTCATATGCAGTGGGATCTGAATGATGGAGCGGGTGAGAAGCTGAGGCTGGGATTCCCGATGGAGATAGGGCTGGATGCCGGAGAGAAGGCCGCCTTAACTGCTGCCATCTCGCAGCTGGATAAAGTCCTGAAGGACCCCGGCCAATATACCATGGATGAGGTGTACCAGATCGCTGAGGCATTGAACAGCGAATTGGGCGGAAGCAGTATGTATCAGCAAGGGTTGAGTAACTACGGTTATGCTACAACGTCTATAGACGAAGCAATGAAGGCGCAGGAAGCGCAGCTTGCGGAGTACAATGCTAAGGTAGACGGTGGAGAGCTGCTTCCCGGAGCCGCCCGCTATTTCAGTGATTATCTGTCGTTGCCCGCAGGGATCTTCCCAGTCTTTCTGTCCGCCTTCCTGCTGCTGCGGGACCGCTCCAGCCGGATGAATGAACTGATCTACAGCCGCAGGGTCTCCCCGTGGGTGTATGTCGGGTCCAAGTTTATCGCCCAAGGGATTATGCTCTCTCTGGTCTACCTCATTCTGGCTGTCATCGGGGGCTGGCAGACGGTGGATACGCTTGGACTTACAGCTCAGACGGGGCAGGCCATAAGGACCTTTCTCAGCTATACGGCCTGGTGGCTGCTGCCCACCCTATGGATCTCGGTAGCCTTCGGGATGTTCGGCTCCATGCTGTTCCGCCGGGGCATTGTGCCTATCGCCTTGCAGATCATCTGGTGGTTCGTATCCGTACTGCCGCTCATGGGCTCCTATGGGCTGAATCGGCTGTTCATCCGCTTTAATTCACCTAATGACTATAACCTGTACCGCGGCTGGGCAGATGAGATTGCCCTTAACCGCAGCTTCTACCTGCTGCTGGCCATTCTTCTGACCGCGGGGGCAGCCTGGCTCTGGGAGCGAAACCGCAGCCGTCTGGATTCTGCCCAGTCACTTGGCAGGAGAAAGACGAAGCGGACTCCGGCGGCGCCCGCATCCGGAGCACTGAGATGA
- a CDS encoding ABC transporter ATP-binding protein yields MELIINHLTKTYGSKAALQDISFRVGEGIHGLLGPNGAGKTTLMRLLATLLTPSSGTVEIGGVPLQDKARVRELVGYLPQEFAFYPGMTVYEAMDYLALLSGIGGRSGRKRRIDDLLEQVNLTEQRRTKVKALSGGMKRRLGVAQAMVHEPKLLIVDEPTAGLDPEERIRFRRLLGRFAEGRIVLLSTHVVEDVESTCEQMTVLQKGSLRYHGRIGDLTAAAAGRVWIAELDRAQWERDRDRFPVLSAVPEGAGMRVRVLAEEQPYAGAQQAAPSIEDAYLHLMRREESCV; encoded by the coding sequence ATGGAGCTAATCATTAATCATTTGACCAAGACTTACGGAAGCAAGGCAGCCCTGCAGGATATCAGCTTTCGGGTAGGCGAGGGCATTCACGGCCTGCTGGGGCCGAACGGGGCAGGCAAAACTACGCTGATGCGGCTGCTAGCCACTCTGCTGACGCCCAGTTCAGGAACAGTAGAGATAGGCGGGGTTCCCTTGCAGGATAAAGCCCGGGTACGCGAGCTGGTCGGTTATCTGCCGCAGGAGTTCGCCTTCTATCCCGGAATGACCGTCTATGAGGCTATGGATTATCTTGCGCTGCTGTCCGGGATAGGCGGCCGTTCCGGGCGGAAGCGGAGAATAGATGATCTGCTGGAGCAAGTGAACCTTACGGAGCAGCGCCGGACCAAGGTCAAGGCGCTGTCCGGCGGCATGAAGCGGCGGCTGGGCGTGGCCCAGGCCATGGTGCATGAGCCGAAGCTGCTGATTGTCGATGAGCCGACAGCGGGGCTGGACCCTGAGGAGCGCATCCGCTTCCGGCGGCTGCTGGGACGGTTCGCGGAAGGGCGGATTGTCCTCCTGTCCACGCATGTCGTTGAAGATGTGGAGTCCACCTGCGAGCAAATGACTGTACTGCAGAAGGGGAGTCTGCGGTATCACGGCAGAATAGGCGATCTTACCGCCGCTGCGGCCGGACGTGTCTGGATCGCTGAGCTGGACCGGGCGCAGTGGGAGCGGGACCGCGACCGCTTCCCGGTACTGTCTGCCGTGCCGGAGGGTGCAGGCATGCGGGTCCGGGTACTGGCGGAGGAGCAGCCGTACGCAGGGGCACAGCAAGCCGCGCCATCGATTGAAGATGCGTACCTGCACCTGATGCGCAGGGAGGAATCCTGCGTATGA